One Rosa chinensis cultivar Old Blush chromosome 5, RchiOBHm-V2, whole genome shotgun sequence genomic region harbors:
- the LOC112203533 gene encoding L-type lectin-domain containing receptor kinase IX.1, producing MTKSNTESSYESPFVVVEFDIFQNLVTSVQDPAGDHVGIDVDSTKSLVTKPWNGSLVNGAINSAMVRYDSVSKNISVAYTSYLNGTQVMRYVHYTVDLDQYLPDLVIVGFSAATGALTALHKINSWSFDSTSLVDENNTSILPEPRVKPKSGNDNVGLVVGLVVGGGVILAGVLGLVWFFFCKKRGGGESDDEDPMVYDSIDDEFEKGTGPRKFAYSNLARATSNFLEGEKLGEGGFGGVYKGFIKELDSYVDVKRVSRGSKQGLKEYAAEVRIISRLRHQNLVQLIGWCHEKGELLVYEFMPNGSLDTHLFKARSLLAWEARYKIGQGLAAGLFYLHEEWEQCVLHRDIKSSNVMLDSNFNVKLGDFGLARLVDHGKQSQTTVLAGTLGYMAPEYTTTGKASKETDIYSFGIVALEIACGRKPVDVKLGRHQINMVEWVWKLYGEGKVIEAADPKLCGDFDEKQMECLLIVGLWCVHPDSNIRPSIQQAIQVLNFEVPSPILPSKMPVASYIAAPVSFLIVSGNTSDLERGQTKSSGYNTNASQFTTTSASYSSPSASLLHAK from the exons ATGACCAAATCGAACACAG AGTCCAGTTATGAGTCCCCGTTTGTGGTTGTGGAGTTTGACATCTTTCAGAATCTGGTGACGTCGGTGCAAGATCCCGCCGGCGACCACGTCGGCATTGATGTCGACTCGACAAAGTCTTTGGTCACAAAGCCTTGGAATGGTAGCCTTGTGAATGGGGCAATCAATAGTGCTATGGTTAGATATGATTCTGTGTCCAAAAATATTAGTGTTGCCTACACTAGTTATTTGAATGGTACACAAGTGATGAGGTATGTTCATTACACGGTGGATTTGGATCAGTACTTGCCGGATTTGGTCATCGTTGGGTTCTCGGCCGCAACAGGTGCACTGACTGCTCTGCATAAGATCAATTCTTGGAGCTTTGATTCAACTTCATTGGTAGATGAAAACAACACATCAATTCTTCCTGAGCCAAGGGTCAAACCCAAGTCAGGAAATGACAATGTTGGACTAGTGGTTGGGTTGGTTGTTGGGGGAGGTGTCATCTTGGCTGGTGTGttgggtttggtttggtttttcttttgcaaGAAGAGAGGAGGAGGGGAGAGTGATGATGAAGATCCTATGGTGTATGACTCGATTGATGATGAGTTCGAAAAGGGGACAGGCCCCCGGAAGTTTGCATACAGCAACTTGGCTCGTGCGACGAGTAATTTTTTGGAAGGAGAGAAGCTTGGAGAGGGAGGATTTGGTGGGGTTTATAAAGGATTCATCAAAGAATTGGATTCATATGTTGATGTTAAGAGGGTGTCTCGGGGGTCTAAACAAGGGCTCAAGGAGTATGCGGCAGAAGTAAGGATCATCAGTCGACTTAGGCATCAAAACCTGGTACAACTCATTGGTTGGTGCCATGAAAAAGGAGAACTACTAGTTTACGAATTCATGCCAAATGGCAGCTTAGATACCCATCTGTTCAAAGCCAGAAGCTTGCTAGCTTGGGAGGCAAGATATAAAATTGGTCAAGGGTTGGCAGCGGGGCTGTTTTATCTCCATGAAGAATGGGAACAATGTGTGCTACATAGGGATATCAAATCTAGCAATGTTATGTTGGATTCAAATTTCAATGTGAAACTTGGGGATTTCGGGTTAGCTCGACTTGTGGACCACGGGAAACAATCACAAACCACAGTTTTGGCCGGAACCTTGGGATACATGGCTCCTGAATATACTACCACAGGGAAAGCTAGCAAGGAAACAGATATCTATAGTTTCGGAATTGTAGCTTTGGAGATTGCTTGTGGGAGAAAACCCGTGGATGTCAAGTTAGGAAGACATCAAATCAATATGGTGGAGTGGGTTTGGAAGCTCTATGGAGAAGGAAAAGTAATTGAAGCAGCTGACCCAAAACTGTGTGGAGATTTTGATGAGAAACAAATGGAGTGCTTGTTGATTGTTGGATTGTGGTGTGTTCACCCGGATTCTAATATCAGGCCTTCGATACAGCAAGCGATTCAAGTGCTCAACTTTGAAGTTCCGTCACCTATTCTCCCATCAAAAATGCCAGTGGCTAGTTATATTGCTGCTCCAGTGTCATTCTTAATCGTGTCCGGTAATACTAGTGATTTAGAAAGAGGTCAAACAAAGTCTTCAGGTTACAACACCAATGCTTCCCAGTTCACCACTACTTCTGCATCATATTCCTCTCCATCAGCATCACTTCTACAcgcaaaataa